One Luteibacter sp. 9135 DNA segment encodes these proteins:
- a CDS encoding rod shape-determining protein, translating to MFKKFRGLFSNDISIDLGTANTLIYVRGQGIVLNEPSVVAIRQDRGPGGPRTVAAVGGDAKRMLGRTPGNIATVRPMKDGVIADFTMTEAMLQHFIKQVHRSRMLRPSPRVLVCVPCGSTQVERRAIKESAEGAGARDVFLIEEPMAAAIGAGIPVHEARGSMVLDIGGGTSEVAVISLNGIVYSQSVRVGGDRFDEAIINYVRRNHGTLIGESTAERIKLEVGCAFPQSEVREMEISGRNLAEGVPRMFTINSNEVLEALHEPLSGIVAAVKAALEQTPPELCSDVAERGIVLTGGGALLRDLDRLISEETGLHVQVADDPLTCVARGGGKALEMIDQHGSDFFAFE from the coding sequence ATGTTTAAGAAGTTCCGCGGACTCTTTTCGAACGACATCTCCATCGATCTCGGCACGGCGAATACGCTCATCTATGTGCGTGGACAGGGCATCGTCCTGAATGAGCCGTCCGTCGTGGCCATCCGCCAGGATCGTGGCCCCGGTGGTCCCCGTACCGTCGCCGCCGTGGGTGGCGACGCCAAGCGCATGCTCGGCCGCACCCCCGGCAACATCGCCACGGTCCGCCCGATGAAGGACGGCGTCATCGCCGACTTCACCATGACCGAAGCGATGCTGCAGCACTTCATCAAGCAGGTGCACCGCTCGCGCATGCTGCGGCCCAGCCCGCGCGTGCTGGTCTGCGTGCCCTGCGGCTCCACCCAGGTGGAGCGTCGCGCCATCAAGGAATCGGCCGAAGGCGCCGGCGCCCGTGACGTCTTCCTGATCGAGGAGCCGATGGCCGCCGCGATCGGTGCCGGCATCCCGGTGCACGAGGCCCGTGGCTCGATGGTGCTGGACATCGGTGGCGGCACCTCCGAGGTCGCGGTCATCTCGCTCAACGGCATCGTCTACTCGCAGTCCGTGCGCGTGGGCGGCGATCGCTTCGACGAAGCCATCATCAACTACGTTCGCCGCAACCACGGCACGCTGATCGGTGAGTCCACCGCCGAGCGGATCAAGCTCGAAGTGGGCTGCGCGTTCCCGCAGAGCGAAGTGCGCGAGATGGAAATCTCCGGCCGCAACCTCGCCGAGGGCGTGCCGCGCATGTTCACCATCAACTCCAACGAGGTGCTGGAAGCCCTGCACGAGCCGCTGTCCGGCATCGTGGCGGCGGTCAAGGCGGCGCTGGAACAGACCCCGCCGGAGCTGTGCTCCGACGTGGCCGAGCGCGGCATCGTGCTCACCGGCGGCGGCGCGCTGCTGCGCGATCTGGATCGCCTGATCTCCGAGGAAACCGGCCTGCACGTGCAGGTGGCCGACGACCCGCTCACCTGTGTGGCGCGTGGCGGCGGCAAGGCCCTGGAGATGATCGACCAGCACGGCAGCGACTTCTTCGCGTTCGAATGA
- the mreC gene encoding rod shape-determining protein MreC, producing the protein MALNRDESSPLFAPGVAGTLRLIVYLALACVLMVLDHRGGWLGNVRYGLSIVIEPIYRIAGLPSQGFQAATVAFADRQRLTEQNQRLREDLLLANAKLNRMASVAEQNQRLKELLDTQHSLSLNVQLARLVGVDLGPFRHRIVLNLGARDKVQQGQVVIDARGVMGQIVDVMPTTSVAMLITDPNHAIPVTIERTGLRTVAYGSRAGDMLTLPTIPVSADVQAGDKLVTSGLGGRFPPGFPVGEIRDVAQTPSGTFLSAQARPAADLDRSEDVLLLHDLAEPAGPPPLAPNVGPSNSLAPDPNAAPTTPAAAAPTLPSVTSPTASRVPARAASTGSTP; encoded by the coding sequence ATGGCCCTCAATCGCGACGAATCGTCGCCGCTGTTCGCACCGGGCGTGGCGGGAACGCTGCGCCTGATCGTCTACCTGGCGCTGGCCTGCGTGCTGATGGTCCTGGACCATCGGGGCGGGTGGCTGGGCAACGTGCGCTACGGCCTGTCCATCGTCATCGAGCCCATCTACCGGATCGCCGGCCTGCCGTCGCAGGGTTTCCAGGCGGCCACGGTGGCGTTCGCCGACCGCCAGCGCCTGACCGAGCAGAACCAGCGGCTGCGTGAAGACCTGCTGCTGGCCAACGCCAAGCTCAACCGCATGGCCTCGGTGGCCGAGCAGAACCAGCGCCTGAAGGAACTGCTGGACACCCAGCACAGCCTGTCGCTCAACGTGCAGCTCGCCCGGCTGGTCGGCGTGGACCTCGGCCCGTTCCGGCATCGGATCGTGCTCAACCTCGGCGCCCGCGACAAGGTCCAGCAGGGCCAGGTCGTGATCGACGCCCGCGGCGTGATGGGCCAGATCGTCGACGTGATGCCCACCACCTCGGTGGCCATGCTGATCACCGACCCCAACCACGCGATTCCCGTCACCATCGAGCGCACCGGCCTGCGTACCGTGGCCTACGGTTCGCGCGCGGGCGACATGCTGACCCTTCCGACCATTCCGGTCTCGGCGGACGTGCAGGCCGGCGACAAGCTGGTTACCTCCGGCCTGGGCGGCCGCTTTCCCCCCGGCTTTCCGGTGGGGGAAATACGCGACGTGGCGCAGACGCCGTCCGGCACGTTCCTCTCGGCGCAGGCCAGGCCCGCCGCCGACCTGGACCGCAGCGAGGACGTGCTGCTGCTGCACGACCTGGCCGAGCCGGCCGGGCCGCCGCCGCTCGCCCCGAACGTCGGTCCGTCGAACAGCCTGGCGCCCGACCCCAATGCGGCTCCCACGACGCCGGCCGCCGCGGCGCCGACGCTGCCGTCGGTCACCTCGCCGACGGCCAGCCGCGTTCCCGCGCGCGCCGCGTCCACGGGGAGCACGCCATGA
- the mreD gene encoding rod shape-determining protein MreD — protein sequence MNRIRVRQLWFAATLLLSLFLMLIPLPGPLTPFKPYWPALVLLYWCLQSGDRVTLGMAFCLGVGADLFDGVLLGEQALRLTAMVFIALRFRSRLRFFPMWQQSLAVLGLLLNDRVLLLLIRVLGGDPAPPAEYWISPLVGAALWPFVFLILDDLRARLRIHET from the coding sequence ATGAACCGCATCCGGGTTCGCCAGCTGTGGTTCGCCGCCACGCTGCTGCTGTCGCTGTTCCTGATGCTGATCCCGCTGCCCGGGCCGCTGACGCCGTTCAAGCCCTACTGGCCGGCGCTGGTGCTGCTGTACTGGTGCCTGCAGTCGGGTGATCGCGTGACGCTGGGCATGGCGTTCTGCCTGGGCGTGGGCGCCGACCTGTTCGACGGCGTGCTGCTGGGCGAGCAGGCCCTGCGCCTCACCGCCATGGTGTTCATCGCGCTGCGCTTCCGTTCGCGCCTGCGCTTCTTCCCCATGTGGCAGCAGTCGCTGGCCGTGCTGGGCCTGTTGCTCAACGATCGCGTGTTGTTGCTGCTGATCCGCGTACTCGGCGGCGACCCGGCGCCGCCGGCGGAATACTGGATCTCGCCGCTGGTGGGCGCGGCGCTGTGGCCGTTCGTGTTCCTGATCCTGGACGACCTCCGCGCCCGGCTGCGCATCCACGAGACATGA
- the mrdA gene encoding penicillin-binding protein 2: MKRRASIKEVRGEVALFRRRALAGFALILAGLVAVCCQYVNLQVNHHDEFAARSEQNRVKPRAIPPARGLIFDRNGVLLADNVPAFRLEVTPEQVADMDTMLANLGAIVPLSDEDIATFRKQVKGSRRFEGVPLKLKLTEDEIGRFDVNRWRFPGVDVVPYLTRRYPMGASLAHVIGYVSRIDVDDLARMDEDEEASYKGTTHIGRIGIERSYEKLLHGAPGYELVEVNADGRTQAVLDTTPPTPGKNIYLSIDVRLQKAAENGLNGRAGAAIAIDPRNGQVLAFASVPSFDPNLFVNGISSADYKALTTSPDKPLYNRALRGVYPPGSTVKPFLALGGLTMGIRRPSDTVLSTGEFCIPGQSRCYRDDKRGGDGTVNMIRAIELSTNTYFYRLALDMGIDRLSQWMGSLGFGKKTGIDLVGEVPGILPSREWKATRSKAGWYPGETIIAGIGQGYWAVTPLQLAHAVATFAGHGIPYTPHFLLDTQDGVDSPRVRQAFPPSGPSVVRKQADWDAVNDGMKAVINSGAGTGRKLGIGFPYLIAGKSGTAERFSRTTNAYNENKNTAYLATRHRALFIAYTPADDPKIATTVVLEAGAWGAADSGPIARKILDQWAVDEGGPRPSDLPPGPIVTSDAPPEASPDAHPDEHPEASPVQGVQPADGASSAPPPDDNGEDQ, translated from the coding sequence ATGAAGCGGCGCGCCTCCATCAAGGAAGTGCGGGGCGAGGTGGCGCTGTTCCGGCGCCGTGCCCTGGCCGGGTTCGCGCTGATCCTGGCCGGGCTGGTCGCCGTGTGCTGCCAGTACGTCAACCTGCAGGTGAACCACCACGACGAGTTCGCCGCGCGCTCGGAGCAAAACCGGGTGAAGCCGCGCGCGATCCCACCCGCCCGCGGGCTGATCTTCGACCGCAACGGTGTGCTGCTGGCCGATAACGTGCCGGCCTTTCGCCTGGAAGTGACGCCGGAACAGGTGGCCGACATGGACACCATGCTGGCCAACCTCGGTGCCATCGTGCCGCTGAGCGACGAGGACATCGCCACCTTCCGCAAGCAGGTGAAGGGTAGCCGGCGCTTCGAGGGCGTGCCGCTGAAGCTCAAGCTGACCGAGGACGAGATCGGCCGCTTCGACGTCAACCGCTGGCGCTTCCCCGGCGTGGACGTGGTGCCCTACCTCACCCGGCGTTACCCGATGGGCGCGTCGCTGGCCCATGTCATCGGCTATGTCAGCCGCATCGACGTGGACGACCTGGCCCGCATGGACGAGGACGAGGAGGCCAGCTACAAGGGCACCACGCATATCGGCCGCATAGGCATCGAGCGCTCCTACGAAAAACTGCTGCATGGCGCGCCCGGCTACGAGCTGGTCGAGGTGAACGCCGACGGGCGTACGCAGGCGGTGTTGGACACCACGCCACCGACGCCCGGCAAGAACATCTACCTGAGCATCGACGTGCGCCTGCAGAAGGCCGCGGAGAATGGCCTGAACGGCCGCGCTGGCGCGGCGATCGCCATCGATCCGCGCAACGGACAGGTGCTGGCTTTCGCCAGCGTGCCCAGCTTCGACCCCAACCTGTTCGTCAACGGCATCAGCTCGGCCGACTACAAGGCGCTGACCACCTCGCCCGACAAGCCGCTGTACAACCGCGCGCTGCGTGGCGTGTATCCGCCCGGCTCCACGGTGAAGCCGTTCCTGGCGCTGGGTGGCCTAACCATGGGCATCCGCCGGCCATCGGACACGGTGCTGTCCACGGGCGAGTTCTGCATCCCGGGGCAGTCGCGCTGTTACCGCGACGACAAGCGCGGCGGCGACGGCACGGTCAACATGATTCGCGCCATTGAGTTGTCCACCAACACCTATTTCTACCGGCTGGCGCTGGACATGGGCATCGATCGCCTGTCGCAGTGGATGGGTAGCCTGGGCTTCGGCAAGAAGACCGGCATCGACCTGGTCGGCGAGGTGCCCGGCATCCTGCCGTCGCGCGAATGGAAGGCCACGCGCAGCAAGGCGGGCTGGTACCCCGGCGAAACCATCATCGCCGGCATCGGTCAGGGCTACTGGGCGGTGACGCCGCTGCAGCTGGCGCACGCGGTGGCCACGTTCGCGGGCCACGGCATTCCTTACACGCCGCATTTCCTGCTGGATACGCAGGACGGCGTGGACAGCCCGCGCGTGCGCCAGGCATTCCCGCCCAGCGGGCCGTCCGTGGTGCGCAAGCAGGCGGACTGGGATGCCGTGAACGACGGCATGAAGGCGGTGATCAACTCCGGTGCCGGCACCGGCAGGAAGCTGGGCATCGGCTTCCCGTACCTGATCGCCGGCAAGAGCGGCACCGCCGAGCGCTTCTCGCGCACCACCAACGCCTACAACGAAAACAAGAACACCGCCTACCTGGCCACGCGCCACCGTGCGCTGTTCATCGCCTATACGCCGGCGGACGATCCGAAGATCGCAACGACCGTTGTGCTCGAAGCCGGCGCCTGGGGCGCCGCGGATTCCGGCCCCATCGCGCGCAAGATCCTCGACCAGTGGGCGGTGGACGAAGGCGGCCCGCGCCCGTCCGACCTGCCGCCGGGCCCGATCGTCACCTCCGACGCACCGCCCGAGGCGTCGCCGGATGCCCATCCGGACGAGCATCCCGAGGCCTCTCCCGTGCAGGGCGTCCAGCCCGCCGATGGCGCCAGCAGCGCACCACCCCCCGACGACAACGGTGAGGACCAGTGA
- the rodA gene encoding rod shape-determining protein RodA produces the protein MKRFGLRLISRPRLDIPLLLALMVLAGVGLTTLYSAGNANVGLVTGQAARFALGGVLLLVISRIPPPVLRSWTPWLYMGSTALLVVVAVLGEGRGAYRWLDLGVMRFQPSELLKLTMPMMVAWYLHPRQLPPSWKDIVVVGLLIAVPAGLIAEQPDLGTALLVAGAGAFALFLSGMAWWRIGLIVGAVGGAIPVAWQFLHEYQRNRVRTLLDPESDPLGNGWHIIQSKIAVGSGGVFGKGWQHSTQSRLEFLPEHTTDFIFAVFSEEFGLIGVIGIMLLYAFIIGRCLWIAMNARDTYSRLLAGAIGMSFFVYVAVNGGMVAGILPVVGVPMPLVSYGGTSAVSLLTGFGVLMSIHANRKLHD, from the coding sequence ATGAAGCGTTTCGGCCTGCGCCTGATCAGCCGGCCGCGCCTGGATATTCCCCTGCTGCTGGCGCTGATGGTGCTGGCGGGCGTGGGCCTGACCACGCTGTACAGCGCGGGCAACGCCAATGTCGGCCTGGTGACGGGGCAGGCGGCGCGCTTCGCGCTGGGCGGCGTGCTGCTGCTGGTCATTTCCCGCATTCCGCCGCCGGTGCTGCGCTCGTGGACACCGTGGCTGTACATGGGCAGCACCGCGCTGCTGGTGGTGGTGGCCGTGCTGGGCGAGGGCAGGGGAGCCTACCGCTGGCTGGACCTGGGCGTGATGCGCTTCCAGCCGTCCGAACTGCTCAAGCTGACCATGCCGATGATGGTGGCCTGGTACCTGCATCCGCGCCAGCTGCCGCCGAGCTGGAAGGACATCGTGGTGGTGGGCCTGCTGATCGCGGTGCCGGCCGGCCTGATCGCGGAACAGCCCGACCTCGGCACCGCACTGCTGGTGGCCGGTGCGGGCGCGTTCGCGCTGTTTCTTTCCGGCATGGCCTGGTGGCGCATCGGCCTGATCGTGGGCGCGGTGGGCGGGGCCATTCCCGTGGCCTGGCAGTTCCTGCACGAATACCAGCGCAACCGCGTGCGCACGCTGCTCGATCCGGAATCCGATCCGCTGGGCAACGGCTGGCACATCATCCAGTCGAAGATCGCCGTCGGCTCCGGCGGCGTGTTCGGCAAGGGCTGGCAGCACAGCACGCAGTCGCGCCTGGAGTTCCTGCCCGAGCACACCACCGACTTCATCTTCGCGGTGTTTTCCGAGGAGTTCGGGCTGATCGGCGTCATCGGCATCATGCTGCTGTACGCGTTCATCATCGGCCGCTGCCTTTGGATCGCGATGAACGCGCGCGACACCTATTCGCGCCTGCTCGCCGGCGCCATCGGCATGAGCTTCTTCGTGTACGTGGCGGTGAACGGCGGCATGGTGGCGGGCATCCTGCCTGTGGTCGGCGTGCCGATGCCCCTGGTCAGTTACGGCGGCACCTCGGCCGTGTCGCTGCTTACCGGATTCGGCGTGCTGATGTCGATCCACGCGAACCGCAAGTTGCACGATTGA
- the mltB gene encoding lytic murein transglycosylase B, which produces MDEALTARRARPVRRLPRLAGALFAFPLIVAASAHAETHPGQDALVREVAKDTGKSPASLNALLNNAKKQQAILDAISRPAEGKPWRDYRPIFLTEQRIAAGAAFYEEHRALLDGIGRKYGVPPEYIVAIVGVETFYGKNTGKWKVIDALSTLAFYYPKRAPFFREQLKTLLELPSNHLGGPIDTLTGSYAGAQGWGQFMPSSIRDWGVDYDHDGRIDMKGSMGDIFASIANYFVEHGWERGGPVAARAQPDGRVTAPEVPKDWRPVAPVESFVADGFAPVQHLNPGREAQLVRLDGPAGDEYWLTFQNFYVITTYNRSPMYAMAVNQLAQAIRERAGGAAPR; this is translated from the coding sequence ATGGATGAAGCCCTCACAGCGCGTCGCGCACGCCCCGTACGTCGTCTTCCGCGCCTTGCCGGCGCGTTGTTCGCCTTCCCCCTGATCGTCGCGGCATCGGCCCATGCGGAAACGCATCCCGGCCAGGACGCACTGGTGCGCGAAGTGGCGAAGGACACGGGTAAGAGTCCCGCTTCGCTGAATGCGCTGTTGAATAACGCGAAGAAACAGCAGGCGATCCTCGACGCGATCAGCCGCCCCGCCGAGGGCAAGCCGTGGCGCGATTACCGCCCCATCTTCCTGACCGAACAGCGGATCGCCGCGGGCGCCGCGTTCTATGAAGAACACCGCGCCCTGCTGGACGGCATCGGTCGCAAGTACGGTGTGCCGCCCGAGTACATCGTGGCCATCGTCGGCGTCGAGACGTTCTACGGCAAGAACACCGGCAAGTGGAAGGTCATCGATGCGCTCAGCACGCTGGCCTTCTATTACCCCAAGCGCGCGCCGTTCTTCCGCGAGCAGTTGAAGACCTTGCTGGAGCTGCCGTCCAATCACCTCGGTGGCCCGATCGACACGCTGACCGGATCCTACGCAGGTGCCCAGGGCTGGGGCCAGTTCATGCCTTCGTCCATTCGCGACTGGGGTGTGGACTACGACCACGACGGCCGGATCGACATGAAGGGCTCGATGGGCGACATCTTCGCCAGCATCGCCAATTATTTCGTCGAGCACGGCTGGGAGCGAGGCGGCCCGGTGGCCGCGCGTGCGCAGCCGGATGGCCGTGTGACTGCGCCGGAGGTGCCCAAAGACTGGCGTCCCGTGGCGCCCGTGGAGTCGTTCGTGGCCGATGGCTTCGCTCCGGTGCAGCACCTCAATCCGGGGCGTGAGGCCCAGCTGGTTCGGCTGGACGGGCCGGCCGGGGACGAATACTGGCTGACGTTCCAGAACTTCTACGTCATCACCACGTATAACCGCAGTCCCATGTATGCCATGGCCGTGAACCAGCTCGCCCAGGCGATCCGCGAGCGGGCGGGTGGTGCTGCGCCGCGATGA